The Myotis daubentonii chromosome 21, mMyoDau2.1, whole genome shotgun sequence genome window below encodes:
- the MEX3B gene encoding RNA-binding protein MEX3B, which translates to MPSSLFADLERNGSGGGGGGGGGETLDDQRALQLALDQLSLLGLDSDEGAALYDSEPRKKSVNMTECVPVPSSEHVAEIVGRQGCKIKALRAKTNTYIKTPVRGEEPVFVVTGRKEDVAMARREIISAAEHFSMIRASRNKNTALNGGGAVPGPPNLPGQTTIQVRVPYRVVGLVVGPKGATIKRIQQQTHTYIVTPSRDKEPVFEVTGMPENVDRAREEIEAHIALRTGGIIELTDDNDFHANGTDVGFDLHHGAGGAGPGSLWSKPTPSITPTPGRKPFASYRNDSSSSLGSASTDSYFGGGGTGGGGSAAATPRLADYSPPSPALSFAHNGNNNNNGNGYAYAAGEPPAPSPPDGCAELPPAFDPAPAPPPGAPLLWAQQFERSPGGGPGAPAASSCSSSASSSSASSSSVVFPPGGGPGPGAPANANLGLLVQRRLHPGAGCPRLSPPLPMAPGAGEHHLARRVRSDPGGGGLAYAAYANGLGAQLPGLPPSDSSGSSSSSSSSSSSSTSSSSGLRRKGSRDCSVCFESEVIAALVPCGHNLFCMECANRICEKSQPQCPVCHAAVTQAIRIFS; encoded by the exons ATGCCCAGCTCGCTGTTTGCGGACCTGGAGCGCAACGGCagcggcggaggcggcggcggcgggggcggcgagACCCTGGATGACCAACGAGCCCTGCAGCTCGCGCTGGACCAGCTGTCGCTGCTGGGGCTGGACAGTGACGAGGGCGCCGCTCTGTACGACAGCGAGCCGCGCAAGAAGAGCGTGAACATGACCGAGTGCGTGCCGGTGCCCAGCTCGGAGCACGTCGCCGAGATCGTGGGCAGGCAAG gttgTAAAATCAAGGCGCTGCGGGCCAAGACCAACACGTACATCAAGACCCCGGTGCGCGGGGAGGAGCCCGTCTTTGTTGTGACCGGGAGGAAGGAGGACGTGGCCATGGCCCGCAGGGAGATCATCTCGGCGGCCGAGCACTTCTCCATGATCCGCGCCTCCAGGAACAAGAACACGGCGCTCAACGGCGGCGGCGCCGTGCCGGGCCCGCCCAACCTGCCCGGCCAGACCACCATCCAGGTGCGCGTGCCTTACCGCGTGGTGGGGCTGGTGGTGGGGCCCAAGGGCGCCACGATCAAGCGCATCCAGCAGCAGACGCACACGTACATCGTGACGCCCAGCCGCGACAAGGAGCCGGTGTTCGAGGTGACGGGCATGCCCGAGAACGTGGACCGCGCGCGCGAGGAGATCGAAGCGCACATCGCCCTGCGCACCGGCGGCATCATCGAGCTCACGGACGACAACGACTTCCACGCCAACGGCACCGACGTGGGCTTCGACCTGCACcacggggcgggcggggccggcccGGGCAGCCTGTGGAGCAAGCCCACCCCCAGCATCACGCCCACCCCGGGCCGCAAGCCCTTCGCCAGTTACCGCAACGACAGCTCCAGCTCCCTCGGCAGCGCCTCCACGGACTCGTATTTCGGCGGCGGGGGgaccggcggcggcggcagcgcggCCGCCACCCCGCGCCTGGCCGACTACAGCCCCCCGAGCCCCGCTCTCAGCTTCGCGCACAacggcaacaacaacaacaacggcAACGGATACGCCTACGCTGCGGGGGAGCCCCCCGCGCCTTCTCCCCCCGACGGCTGCGCGGAGCTGCCGCCCGCCTTCGaccccgcgcccgcgcccccgcccgggGCGCCCCTGCTCTGGGCGCAGCAGTTCGAGCGCTCGCCCGGCGGGGGTCCCGGGGCGCCCGCggcctcctcctgctcttcctccgcCTCTTCCTCCTCCGCCTCGTCTTCCTCCGTGGTCTTCCCCCCCGGgggcggccccggccccggcgcgCCCGCCAACGCCAACCTGGGGCTGTTGGTGCAACGCCGGCTGCACCCGGGCGCCGGCTGCCCGCGCCTGTCCCCGCCGCTGCCCATGGCCCCCGGGGCGGGCGAGCACCACCTGGCCCGTCGGGTGCGCAGCGATCCGGGCGGAGGGGGCCTGGCCTACGCGGCCTATGCCAACGGGCTGGGGGCGCAGCTGCCCGGCCTGCCGCCGTCCGACAGCTCGGGCTCGTCCTCGTCCTCCAGCTCGTCCTCCAGCTCCTCCACGTCGTCGTCGTCGGGGCTGCGGCGCAAGGGCAGCCGCGACTGCTCCGTGTGCTTCGAGAGCGAGGTGATCGCCGCGCTCGTGCCCTGCGGCCACAACCTGTTCTGCATGGAGTGTGCCAACCGCATCTGCGAGAAGAGCCAGCCCCAGTGCCCGGTGTGCCACGCCGCCGTCACCCAGGCCATTCGCATCTTCTCCTGA